In Pseudoroseomonas cervicalis, the DNA window CATGGCGGCGGCGGCGAAGGCCAGGCCGAAGGGCATCGCCATGGCGATGAAATAGAGATTGCCGCCGAGCGTCGCGCCGGCCAGCGGCACCTCGCCCAGCCGGCCGAGGAACAGCGTGTCGGTCAGCACCAGCGCGATCTGCGACAGGTTGGTCAGCGCGATCGGCCAGGCCAGGGCCAGCATGGCGCGGATCTCGGCCAGCCACAGGCCGCGCTTGCGGCGATGCGGCAGGCCAGCTTGCGGCAAAGGCGGAGGGCCGCCGGCGGGACCGCCGGCGGGGGCGGGGGGCGCTGCGGTCGCGCCCCCTTCGGTTGCGTGTGTCATGGCCTGGCCCGCTCTAGCGCAAGCGGCGGGGAAAGGCTCGCGACGTTGTCGTGTCCGGTGGGGCGGAGTCGCGGGTCCCGCGGCGCGGCGCCTGCCGCTTTGGCGGGCGGCGCTGCCAGGGCGGGCGGCGCGGTGGCGCTGCCGCTGCCCGCATACCGCGCAACCGCCCGGTGTCGCACAACCGGCGCGCAGTTCACCGCCGGATTGCGGAATGTTTAGGCAGCGAGACGAGGACCGGTTTCCGAGCCCCAGGCGGTGCTGGCCAGAACTCGCGCCCTTGTGTCACGATTTCCGCGGGGCAGGCATGCTTCTTGCTGCCGGACCCCCAAACAACCAAGGCCAGGGGGCTGAAGACCGTGAGTTCCAAGAGTGTTTCGCCGAAGCGCGCGCTGCTGCTCGGCGCCGCCGCGCTGGGCCTGCTGGCGGCCGCGCCGCGCGCCGAGGCGCAGAACCTGACCATCGCCATCGGCGGGTCCGTCACCTCGCTCGACCCGCATTTCTACAACGCCTCGCCCAACAACAGCGTCGCCAGCCATTTCTTCGATAAGCTGGTGGAGTTCGACGACAAGGCGCAGCTGATCCCGCTGCTGGCCGAATCCTGGCGCGCCGTCTCCGAGACGGTGTGGGAGTTCAAGCTGCGCGCCGGCGTGAAATGGCATGACGGGCGCGACTTCACCGCCGAGGATGTCGCCTTCACCATCCAGCGCACGCCGAACGTGCCGAACAGCCCGGGCGGCTTCGGCGCCTTCGTGCGCGCCGTGCAGCGCGTCGAGATCATCGACCCGCTGACCATCCGCTTCCACACCCCCGGCCCCTATCCGCTGCTGCCGACCGATTTCGCCTCGGTCGCGGTGATCTCCCGCCATGCCGGGCAGAACGCCACCACCGAGGAGTACAATGCCGGCCGCGCCGTGATCGGCACCGGGCCCTACCGCTTCTCCTCCTACGCCCCCGGCAACCGGGTGATCATGGAGCGGAACGAGAATTACTGGGCCGGCCGTCCCTCCTGGCAGAGGGTCGACTACCGCGTCATCTCCTCGCCGCCGGCGCGCACCGCCGCCATCCTGGCCGGCGATGTCGACATCATCGACACCGTGCCCTCCTCGGACATTCCGGGCCTGCGCGGCGAGGCCTCGCTGAAGCTGACCAGCATCCAGGGCCTGCGCGTCATCTACCTGGCGCCGGACCGCTCGCGCAGCGACAACCCGATCTTCGTCACCGACAATGACGGCAAGCCGCTGACGACCAACCCGTTCAACGATCTGCGGGTGCGCCGGGCGCTGTCCATGGCGATCTCGCGCGAGGCGCTGGCCGAGCGGGTGATGCTGGGCACCGCCCAGCCGGCCGGGCAGTGGCTGCCGCCGGGGGCCTATTCCTACAACCCGCAGGTGCCGCCGCCGCGCCAGGATCTGGAGGGCGCCCGCCGGCTGCTGGCCGAGGCCGGCTTCCCCAACGGCTTCCGCATGACGCTGCACACGCCGAATGACCGCTACCCGAACGATGCCCGCACCGCCCAGGCGGTGGCGCAGATGTTCACCCGCGTCGGCGTGCAGACCCAGGTCGAGGCGCTGCCCTGGTCGGCCTTCTCGGTCCGCTCCAGCCGGCAGGAATTCGGCATGCGCCTGGTCGGCTGGGGCAGCGCCACCGGCGAGGCCTCCTACGCCCTGGTCAACATCCTGGCGACCTACGACACGGAGAAGCGCACCGGCGCCAACAATGCCGGCCGCTACGCCAACCCGGCGCTGGACGAGCTGACGGCGCGCGCCACCGCGACGCTGGACGATGCGCGGCGCGAGGAGCTGCTGCGCGAGGCGGTGAAGATGGCGATGGACGATGTCGCCATCATCCCGCTGCACCAGCTGGTCAACACCTGGGCGGTGAAGCGCAGCCTCAACCACGCCCCGCGCATGGATGAGCGGACCCGCGCCATGGATGTGACGCCGGGCAATAGCTGAGCCCGGCGCGGCCGGCGCGGGGCTCTCCCCGCGCCGGGCGATCCCGGCCGGGGCGGTGCCGCCGCCCCGGCCGCTTCCCGGGGCGGGCGACCGCCGCGCCATCGCCCGCGATAGCCAGGGCGCGGTTTTTGGCTCTAGGCTTCCCCCGAGTCCGCGCCCAAGCGGGCCGTTTCGGGAGTCCGCCATGCACCGACGCATGTTGCTCGCAGCGCCCCTGATCGCCTCCCCCCTGCTGGCCGCGAGCGGCCCGGCCACCGCCCAGCCGGCGGGTGTCGCCTTCGAGGAATTCCTGATCCCCGGCGGCGATCCTGGCATCCAGCTCTATCTGCGCAACAAGCGGCCGGAGCAGGCGGGGTCAGCGCGCCCGGACTGCACCGTGCTCTGCCTGCACGGCGCCACCTACCCGGCCAGCACCGGCTTCGACCTGCCGATCGGCGGCGTCTCCTGGATGGACTACATGGCCGGGCGCGGCTTCGACGTCTGGTGCCTGGATCTGCGCAATTACGGCCGCTCGACGCGCGAGGCCGCGATGGGCCAGCCGGCCGGGGCCAGCCCGCCGCTGACCCGCGGCGAGGTGGCGCAGAAGGACATCGCCGCGGCCGCCGCCTTCATCCGCGAGCGGCGCGGCATCGGCAAGCTGGTGCATCTGGGCTGGTCCTGGGGCAGCTCGCTGCAGGCGCGCTTCGCCGCCGACAATCCGGCGCTGGTCGAGCGGCTGGTGCTCTACGCCCCGCAATGGCTGCGCGAGGCGCCTTCGCCCGTCGCCGCCGGGGCGGGGGAGGCGCTCGGCGCCTATCGCAGCGTGACCCGGGCCGAGGCGCGGGCGCGCTGGTTCAACGGCGTGCCGGAGAACAGGCGCGCCAGCCTGTTCCCCGCCGGCTGGTATGAGCACTGGGCGGACGCCACCTTCGCCACCGACCCGGAGGGCATGCGCCAGGTGCCCTCCGTGCTGCGGGCGCCGAATGGCGTGCTGGCCGATGCGCGGGAGACCTGGCTGGCCGGCAAGCCCTATTACGACCCCGCCGCCATCACCGCGCCCACTTTGGTGGTGCTGGCCGAATGGGACCGCGACACGCCGCCCGCCATGGCCACCACCCTGTTCCCGCTGCTGACCCGCAGCCCCGCCAAGCGCCTGGTCCTGCTGGGGGAGGGCACGCATGGCATCATGCTGGAGCGCAACCGTGGCGCGCTGTTCCAGGCGGTCCAGGTCTTCCTGGAGGAGGCGATCGCCGGCTGAGCGCGCCGCAGGGTTGCGGTCATGCTTGTTCCGCGGCCGGGCTGCGCCTACATGGGAAGGGTCGACTGTTTTGGTTGCGGCCTGCGTTTCCGCTCAACGACCCCCGCTTCGGCGGGGCGAGGCGTGCCTGGTGCCCGTTCCCATCAAAGGTTGATCCGCCGCGCATGTTGCGGGGCGGCTAACTTCGTTACGGAGCACCGTGATGCCGATTGGTACCGTCAAGTGGTTCAACCCGACCAAGGGTTTTGGTTTCATCCAGCCGGAGGACGGCTCGAAGGACGTGTTCGTGCACATCTCCGACGTGCAGCGCGCCGGCCTGCAGGGCCTGAACGAGGGCGAGCGCGTGGAGTTCGAGCTCCAGCGCGGCCGTGAAGGCAAGGTTTCCGCCGGCAACCTGAAGCAGGTCTGAGACCCAGCTTCGGGCCTGGCAGCCAGCCGCCCCGCCTGGGGCGGCCGGCACGGCTTCGGCCGATGACCGCCGGGCGCGCCGGAGACGGCGCGCCCGGCTTGTTTTTGCGCGCCCCGCCGCAAGGGCGGCCGGTGCGATCGATCCAGAGGAGAGGCCCCATGGCCCGTACGCCCAATTATGGCCAGCAGCGCGCCGAGCGGGACCGCGCCAAGAACGCCAAGGCCGCCGCCAAGGCCGAGGCGCGCGAGGCCGAGCGGGCCCGCCGCCGCGCCGCGATCGAGGCCGGCCAGGACCCCGATCTGGGCGAGCCTGTGGTGCTGCCGCCGGCGGAAGAGGAAGCCGAGCCGCGCTGAGGCGCCGAGTCGCCTGGGCCTGCGGGGGCCGCTCCTCAGGGCGGCCCGGCTATCCGGGGCATCGGGCCGGCGCTCCGGCACCGTGCTGAGGGGTGCCTGAGACCGGTCTCCGGGGCTGCGCCGGGCCACGGCCCGCGCGGCTCTTGTCCTGTTGTCCGACGAGGCGTTGACAGCCTCCGCGGCCCGGCCGACGCTTCCCCCGATTGGGGAGAAGCGGGCATGGACCAGACCCAGAAAAAATTCCGGCTGCGCAGCCAGCGCTGGTTCGACGACCCGGAGGATCCGGGCATGACGGCGCTCTATATCGAGCGCTTCCTGAATTTCGGCCTGACGCGGGGCGAGCTGCAATCCGGCAAGCCGATCATCGGCATCGCCCAGACCGGCAGCGACATCGCCCCCTGCAACCGCCACCACCTGGCGCTGGCCGAGCGGGTGAAGGCCGGCATCCGCGACGCCGGCGGCATCCCGCTGGAATTCCCGATCCACCCGATCCAGGAGACCGGCAAGCGCCCCACCGCGGCGCTGGACCGCAACCTGGCCTATCTCTCGCTGGTCGAGATCCTGCACGGCTATCCGCTGGATGGCGTGGTGCTGACCACCGGCTGCGACAAGACGACGCCCGCCTGCCTGATGGGCGCGGCGACGGTGAACATCCCGGCCATCGTGCTCTCCGGCGGGCCGATGCTGGACGGGCACTGGAAGGGCCGGCTCTCCGGCTCCGGCACCATCGTCTGGGAGGCGCGCAAGCTGCTCGCCGCCGGCGAGATCAACTATGACGGCTTCATGCAGATGGTGGCCAGTTCCGCGACCTCGGTCGGGCATTGCAACACCATGGGCACGGCGCTGTCGATGAACTCCCTGGCCGAGGCGCTGGGCATGTCGCTGCCGGGCTGCGCCTCGATCCCCGCCGCCTATCGCGAGCGCGGCCAGATGGCGCATGCGACCGGCATGCGCATCGTCGACATGGTGCGGGAGAATCTCCGCCCCAGCGACATCATGACGCGCGAGGCCTTCGAGAACACCATCGTGCTGGCCAGCGCCATCGGCGCCAGCAGCAACTGCCCGCCGCATCTGGTGGCCATCGCCCGGCATATGGGCGTGGAGCTCTCCACCGAGGATTGGCAGACCATCGGCGCCGAGATTCCGCTGCTGGTGGATTGCCAGCCCGCCGGCCGCTTCCTGGGAGAGATGTTCTATCGCGGTGGCGGCGTGCAGTCGGTGATGAAGGAGCTGGCCGATGCCGGCAAGCTGCATCTCGGCGTGAAGACCGTCACCGGCCAGACGCTGGAGGAGGACCTCAAGCGCGCGCCGCTGCCGGACCGCGAGGTGATCCGCCCCTATGCCGAGCCGCTGAAGGAGCAGGCCGGCTTCGTCGTGCTGTCGGGCAATCTGTTCGAGAGCGCGGTGATGAAGGTCAGCGTCATCGACGCCGAATTCCGCAAGCGCTTCCTCTCCGACCCCGAGGATGTGTTCGAGGGCAAGGTCATCGTCTTCGAGGGGCCGGAGGATTACCACGACCGCATCGAGGACCCGGCGCTCGGCGTCGATGAGCACACGGTGCTGGTCATCCGCAATTGCGGCCCCGTGGGCTATCCGGGCAGCGCCGAGGTGGTGAACATGCAGCCGCCCGGCGCCATGATCAAGGCCGGGCTGCACAGCCTGCCCACCATGGGCGATGGCCGGCAGAGCGGCACCTCCGCCAGCCCCTCCATTCTCAACGTCTCGCCCGAGGCGGCGGTGGGCGGCGGCCTGGCGCTGCTGAAATCCGGCGACCCGATCCGCATCAACCTGAAGACCCGCAAGGTCGATGTGCTGATCCCGCCCGAGGAGCTGGAGGCCCGCCGCGCCGCCTGGACGCCGCCCAAGCTGCTGAACAAGACGCCCTGGGAGGAGATCTACCGCTCCATGGTGGGCCAGCTCGGCCAGGGCGGCTGCCTGGAGCCGGCGACGCTCTACCTCAACATCCTCGAGACGCGCGGCGAGAGCCGCCACAACCACTGAGGCGCCGATGGCCGGACGTCTCAACGGGAAAAAATGCTTCCTGACGGCGGCGGGGCAGGGCATCGGCCGCGCCGCCGCCCTGGCCTATGCGGCGGAGGGCGCCACGGTCGTGGCGACCGACCGCGACGCCGGGAAACTCGTGGAACTGGCGGCGCAGGGCATCACCACCCTGGCGCTGGACGTGCTGGATGACGCCGCCGTGCGCGACGCCATCGCCGCCCACGGACCTTTCGACGTGCTGTTCAACTGCGCCGGCTTCGTGCACCAGAACACCGCCGAGAGCTGCACCGATGCCGAATGGGATTTCGCCTTCGCGCTGAATGTCCGCGCGCAGTGGAAGGTGATGCAGGCGGTCATCCCCGGCATGCTGGCGCAGGGGGGCGGGGCCATCGTCAACATGGCCTCCGCCGCCGGCTCGGTGAAGGGTGTCGCCAACCGCTTCGTCTATGGCGCCACCAAGGCCGCCGTGGTCGGCATGACCAAGAGCGTCGCCGCCGATTACGTGGCGCGCGGCATCCGCTGCAACTGCGTCTGCCCCGGCACGGTGGACACGCCCTCGCTCGGCGAGCGCATCTCCGCCAATGCCGCGGCGGCGGGCAGTGAGGAGGCCGCGCGCGCCGCCTTCGTCGCCCGCCAGGCCATGGGCCGCCTGGCCACGGCCGAGGAGATCGCCGCGCTGGTGGTCTATCTCTCCGCGCCGGAATCCGCTTTTGTCACCGCGCAGGCCATCGTCATCGACGGTGGCTGGACCAATTGAGCGCAGAGGGAAACGCTGCACCATGAAGCTGTTGCGCTATGGCCCGCCGGGCCAGGAGAAGCCGGGCCTGCTGGATGCCGAGGGCGCGATCCGCGACCTCTCCGGCGTGGTGCCGGATCTGGCGGGTGAGGCGCTCTCCCCCGCGGGGCTGGCGAAGCTCGCGGCGCTCGACCCCGCCAGCCTGCCGCGCGTCGAGGGTTCGCCACGCCTGGGCCCGCCGGTCACAGGCCTGACGAATTTCGTCTGCATCGGCCTGAACTATGCCGACCATGCGGCGGAGACCGGCGCGCCGATCCCGAAGGAGCCGATCATCTTCCTGAAGTCGCTGGGCGCGCTGCAGGGGCCGAATGACGACGTCATGATCCCGGCCGGCAGCGTCAAGACCGATTGGGAGGTGGAACTGGCCATCATCATCGGCAGCCGCGCCAAGAACGTCTCCGAGGAGGCCGCGCTGGACCATGTCGCGGGCTATGCCGTCTGCAACGACGTCTCCGAGCGCGAGCACCAGATCGAGCGCGGCGGCACCTGGGACAAGGGCAAGGGCCACGACACCTTCGGCCCGCTCGGCCCCTGGCTGGTGACGAAGGACGAGGTGCCGGACCCGCAGGACCTCGCCATGTTCTGCGAGGTGGATGGCCACCGCTACCAGGATGGCTCGACCCGCACGATGATCTTCGGCGTGGCCAAGCTGGTCTCCTACGTGTCGCACTTCATCACGCTGCACCCGGGCGACGTGATCTCCACCGGCACCCCGCCGGGCGTGGGCATGGGGCAGAAGCCGCCGGTCTTCCTGAAGGCGGGGCAGAGCATGCGGCTGGGCATCCGCGGGCTGGGTGAGCAGACGCAGAAGACCATTCAAGGGTAAGAATCTTCTTTTTCTGAAGAAAAAGAAGCAAAAAGACTTTGTCGGTTTGGCGTCCCGCTTCAGGCCTGAGGCGGGACGCCAACTGAAAGAAGTTTTTTGGTTCTTTTTTACAAAAAAGAACTCTTCATGAATTCCACGCCACAGGCCCGCAGCCGCTCCGTCCCCGCGGCCGTCGCCTCCGGCGTGATGCCGCGGCAGGCATCCTCCACCAGCACCACCCGATAGCCCAGCTCCGCCGCATCCTCGGCCGAGAAATCCGTGCAATAGCCGCGCGCCAGCCCGGCGATGAAGATGCGCGTGATGCCGCGCTCCCGCAGATAGCCATGCAGGCCGGTGCTGGTCTGGCGGTCGTTCTCGCGAAAGGCCGAGTAGCTGTCGATGCCGCGCCGGAAGCCCTTGCGGATCACCATCTGGATGCGTGTGCTGTCCAGCTCCGGGTGCAAGGCGGCGCCCGGCGTGCCCTGCACGCAATGGTCCGGCCACAGCACCTGCGCGCCATAGGCGAGCTGCACGGTCTCGAACGGCGCCTTGCCGGGATGCTGGCTGGCAAAGGAGGCATGGTCCGCCGGGTGCCAGTCCTGCGTCGCGGCGATGTTGGCGAAGCGCCCCTGCAACCGGTTGATCACCGGCAGCACCGCATCGCCTTCCGGCACCGGCAGGGCGCCGCCCGGCATGAAATCCGGCTGCACATCGACGATCAGCAGCAGGTCCGTGCCGGTGATCATGCCGCCGGCTTCGCCCGCTGCTCGATGCCGCCGGATTGCAGGATGAAATCGGCGATCTCGGCGACGCCTTGCAGCGCCTTCAGGTTGGTGAAGATGAAGGGCCGCTGGCCGCGCATCTTCCTCGCATCCCGGTCCATCACGCCGAGATCGGCGCCCACCAGCGGCGCCAGGTCGATCTTGTTGATCACCAGCAGGTCGGAGCGGGTGATGCCAGGCCCCCCCTTGCGCGGGATCTTGTCACCGGCAGAGACGTCGATGACATAGATGGTCAGATCAGCCAGCTCCGGGCTGAAGGTGGCGGCCAGATTGTCGCCGCCGCTCTCGATCAGCAGGATCTCCAAACCCGGAAAACGCTGGTTCATCTCCGCCACGGCGGCGAGGTTGATCGAGGCATCCTCGCGGATCGCGGTGTGCGGGCAGCCCCCGGTCTCGACGCCGATGATGCGCTCCGGCGCCAGCGCGTCGTTGCGCGTGAGGAATTCGGCATCCTCGCGCGTGTAGATGTCGTTGGTGATGACGGCGATGTTGTGGGTGTCGCGCAGATGCTTGCACAGGCGCTCGGTCAGCGCCGTCTTGCCGGAGCCGACGGGGCCGCCGATGCCGACGCGGAAGGGGCCGTTGGCGGAAATGCTCATGAGCGGAACAGCCTCGTATACTGCGTCTCGTGACGCATGGAGAATTGGTCGAGCAGCGGCGCCGCGCTGCCCAGCGTGTCGAGATCGGCCTGCAGCGCCGCCGCGGTCGCCGCCTGCAGATGCGGCAGCAGCAGGGCGGTGGTGATCTGCCCATCCGTCTGGCCCAGCGGCACCAGCCGCACCCCGGCCGAGACGATATTGGCGGCAAACGCCGAGAGAAACCCGAACAGCGCCACCGGCAGCGGCACGCCCTGCCAGGCCGCCGCCGCGCCGAAGGCCACGGGATGGGCGACATTGCCGCCCTGCCGCGCGGCGAAACCCGCCAGGCGCGGCTCCGGCCAGGCGGCCAGCGTCACCTTCAGGAAGGCGCTGCCCTGGGCCATGGTCTCCAGCGCCGTCTCCGCCGTGCCGCGCCAGGCGGCGGCCAGCTCCGCCACATCGTCCAGCGCGGTGTCGTCATCCGCCTCGGCGGCGCGCCAGGCGGCGGCCAGCAGTGCGCCGTCGATGCGGCCCGCGCCCACCTCCAGCACCGCCCGCAGATAGGCCAGCAGCCCGGCGCGGTCGGTCACCGCGCCATCCTCCACCGCCATCTCCAGCCCATGGCTGTAGGTGTAGGCGCCGACCGGATAGAAGGGCGACAGCCAGGTCAGCAGGCGCTGGAGCGTCGCCTCAGTGGTGATGGTGGTGGTGGTCATGGCCGTGATGGTCGTGGCCGCATTCGCCGTGGTCATGCCCATGGTCGTGATCATGCCCATGCGCGTGGTCATGGTGATGATGACCGGCATGGCGGTTATGTTCGCCATAGGCGCCGCCCTCCGGGTTGAAGGGTGCCTCCACCTTGGCCAGCGTCGCGCCCAGGCCCTGCAGCATGCGCTCGATCACATGGTCGGCGCGGATCAGGATGCGCTCGGCGCTGATCTCGGCCGGCAGGTGCCGGTTGCCCAGATGCCAGGCCAGCCGCGTCAGATGCAGCGGATCCTGCGCGCGGATCTCGACCAGCGGCTCCGGCGCCGCCTGCACCAGGATGACGCCGCCGCCCTCCAGCAGCAGCCCGTCGCCCTCGCGCAGCACGGTCGCCTCCGGCAGGTCGAGCAGGAAGGCCAGGCCCTTCTGGCCCTGGTAGCGCTTCCGCCGGCGGTGCCGGTCGTCGAAATCCACCAGGATGCTGTCGCGCGCGGTGCGCGCCTGCCATTGGCCGGCTGGCAGCACCTGGGTGGCGCGGGGGAGGTCTTCGGTCATCCGTCTTCTCCAGAAGGTTGGGGGAATGAATTCCCCCAAACCCCCTTCCTTTTTCTGCCCGCTGCCGGTCACGGCCGGGACGGGATCGCTTCACTCACAACAACCGCATCGGCCCAGTGTGGCGTCCCGCTTCGATGCCGGATTGCGGCAGCCCGAAAGAAATCAGAACAGGAAGTATCGCTGCGCCATTGGCAGCACCTTGGCCGGCTCGCAGATCAGCAGCTCGCCATCGGCGCGGACCTCATAGGTCTCCGGGTCCACCTCCAGCTTCGGCAGGGCGTCGTTCAGCACCATGTCGCGCTTGCGGATGGCCCGCGTGTTCTGCACCGGCAGCAGCATGCGTTCCAGCCCGAGCCGCCCGGCCAGGTCGCCGCTCTCCAGCGAGGCCGCGGAGACGAAGGTGACGGCGCCGGCCCGCATCGCCTTGCCGAAGCTGCCGAACATCGGCCGGTAATGCACCGGCTGCGGCGTCGGGATGGAGGCGTTGGGATCGCCCATCGGCGCCATGGCGATGCTGCCGCATTTCAGCACGAAATCGGGCTTCACGCCGAAGAAGGCTGGGTTCCACAGCACCAGATCGGCCAGCTTGCCAACTTCGATACTGCCCACATGCGCCGAGACGCCCTGCGAGATGGCCGGGTTGATGGTGTATTTGGCGATGTAGCGGCGGATGCGCAGATTGTCGTTGTCGCCGGTCTCGCCCGCGAGGCGCCCGCGCTGGACCTTCATCTTGTGCGCGGTCTGCCAGGTGCGGATGATGACCTCGCCCACCCGCCCCATCGCCTGGCTGTCGGACGACATCATGGAGATGGCGCCCATGTCGTGCAGGATGTCCTCGGCCGCGATGGTCTCCTTGCGGATGCGGCTTTCGGCGAAGGCCACATCCTCGGCGATG includes these proteins:
- a CDS encoding ABC transporter substrate-binding protein, which encodes MSSKSVSPKRALLLGAAALGLLAAAPRAEAQNLTIAIGGSVTSLDPHFYNASPNNSVASHFFDKLVEFDDKAQLIPLLAESWRAVSETVWEFKLRAGVKWHDGRDFTAEDVAFTIQRTPNVPNSPGGFGAFVRAVQRVEIIDPLTIRFHTPGPYPLLPTDFASVAVISRHAGQNATTEEYNAGRAVIGTGPYRFSSYAPGNRVIMERNENYWAGRPSWQRVDYRVISSPPARTAAILAGDVDIIDTVPSSDIPGLRGEASLKLTSIQGLRVIYLAPDRSRSDNPIFVTDNDGKPLTTNPFNDLRVRRALSMAISREALAERVMLGTAQPAGQWLPPGAYSYNPQVPPPRQDLEGARRLLAEAGFPNGFRMTLHTPNDRYPNDARTAQAVAQMFTRVGVQTQVEALPWSAFSVRSSRQEFGMRLVGWGSATGEASYALVNILATYDTEKRTGANNAGRYANPALDELTARATATLDDARREELLREAVKMAMDDVAIIPLHQLVNTWAVKRSLNHAPRMDERTRAMDVTPGNS
- a CDS encoding alpha/beta hydrolase, whose product is MHRRMLLAAPLIASPLLAASGPATAQPAGVAFEEFLIPGGDPGIQLYLRNKRPEQAGSARPDCTVLCLHGATYPASTGFDLPIGGVSWMDYMAGRGFDVWCLDLRNYGRSTREAAMGQPAGASPPLTRGEVAQKDIAAAAAFIRERRGIGKLVHLGWSWGSSLQARFAADNPALVERLVLYAPQWLREAPSPVAAGAGEALGAYRSVTRAEARARWFNGVPENRRASLFPAGWYEHWADATFATDPEGMRQVPSVLRAPNGVLADARETWLAGKPYYDPAAITAPTLVVLAEWDRDTPPAMATTLFPLLTRSPAKRLVLLGEGTHGIMLERNRGALFQAVQVFLEEAIAG
- a CDS encoding cold-shock protein; this translates as MPIGTVKWFNPTKGFGFIQPEDGSKDVFVHISDVQRAGLQGLNEGERVEFELQRGREGKVSAGNLKQV
- a CDS encoding IlvD/Edd family dehydratase; amino-acid sequence: MDQTQKKFRLRSQRWFDDPEDPGMTALYIERFLNFGLTRGELQSGKPIIGIAQTGSDIAPCNRHHLALAERVKAGIRDAGGIPLEFPIHPIQETGKRPTAALDRNLAYLSLVEILHGYPLDGVVLTTGCDKTTPACLMGAATVNIPAIVLSGGPMLDGHWKGRLSGSGTIVWEARKLLAAGEINYDGFMQMVASSATSVGHCNTMGTALSMNSLAEALGMSLPGCASIPAAYRERGQMAHATGMRIVDMVRENLRPSDIMTREAFENTIVLASAIGASSNCPPHLVAIARHMGVELSTEDWQTIGAEIPLLVDCQPAGRFLGEMFYRGGGVQSVMKELADAGKLHLGVKTVTGQTLEEDLKRAPLPDREVIRPYAEPLKEQAGFVVLSGNLFESAVMKVSVIDAEFRKRFLSDPEDVFEGKVIVFEGPEDYHDRIEDPALGVDEHTVLVIRNCGPVGYPGSAEVVNMQPPGAMIKAGLHSLPTMGDGRQSGTSASPSILNVSPEAAVGGGLALLKSGDPIRINLKTRKVDVLIPPEELEARRAAWTPPKLLNKTPWEEIYRSMVGQLGQGGCLEPATLYLNILETRGESRHNH
- a CDS encoding SDR family oxidoreductase, which gives rise to MAGRLNGKKCFLTAAGQGIGRAAALAYAAEGATVVATDRDAGKLVELAAQGITTLALDVLDDAAVRDAIAAHGPFDVLFNCAGFVHQNTAESCTDAEWDFAFALNVRAQWKVMQAVIPGMLAQGGGAIVNMASAAGSVKGVANRFVYGATKAAVVGMTKSVAADYVARGIRCNCVCPGTVDTPSLGERISANAAAAGSEEAARAAFVARQAMGRLATAEEIAALVVYLSAPESAFVTAQAIVIDGGWTN
- a CDS encoding fumarylacetoacetate hydrolase family protein, which encodes MKLLRYGPPGQEKPGLLDAEGAIRDLSGVVPDLAGEALSPAGLAKLAALDPASLPRVEGSPRLGPPVTGLTNFVCIGLNYADHAAETGAPIPKEPIIFLKSLGALQGPNDDVMIPAGSVKTDWEVELAIIIGSRAKNVSEEAALDHVAGYAVCNDVSEREHQIERGGTWDKGKGHDTFGPLGPWLVTKDEVPDPQDLAMFCEVDGHRYQDGSTRTMIFGVAKLVSYVSHFITLHPGDVISTGTPPGVGMGQKPPVFLKAGQSMRLGIRGLGEQTQKTIQG
- the pncA gene encoding bifunctional nicotinamidase/pyrazinamidase, which translates into the protein MITGTDLLLIVDVQPDFMPGGALPVPEGDAVLPVINRLQGRFANIAATQDWHPADHASFASQHPGKAPFETVQLAYGAQVLWPDHCVQGTPGAALHPELDSTRIQMVIRKGFRRGIDSYSAFRENDRQTSTGLHGYLRERGITRIFIAGLARGYCTDFSAEDAAELGYRVVLVEDACRGITPEATAAGTERLRACGVEFMKSSFL
- the ureG gene encoding urease accessory protein UreG — protein: MSISANGPFRVGIGGPVGSGKTALTERLCKHLRDTHNIAVITNDIYTREDAEFLTRNDALAPERIIGVETGGCPHTAIREDASINLAAVAEMNQRFPGLEILLIESGGDNLAATFSPELADLTIYVIDVSAGDKIPRKGGPGITRSDLLVINKIDLAPLVGADLGVMDRDARKMRGQRPFIFTNLKALQGVAEIADFILQSGGIEQRAKPAA
- a CDS encoding urease accessory protein UreF, whose translation is MTTTTITTEATLQRLLTWLSPFYPVGAYTYSHGLEMAVEDGAVTDRAGLLAYLRAVLEVGAGRIDGALLAAAWRAAEADDDTALDDVAELAAAWRGTAETALETMAQGSAFLKVTLAAWPEPRLAGFAARQGGNVAHPVAFGAAAAWQGVPLPVALFGFLSAFAANIVSAGVRLVPLGQTDGQITTALLLPHLQAATAAALQADLDTLGSAAPLLDQFSMRHETQYTRLFRS
- a CDS encoding urease accessory protein UreE, with translation MTEDLPRATQVLPAGQWQARTARDSILVDFDDRHRRRKRYQGQKGLAFLLDLPEATVLREGDGLLLEGGGVILVQAAPEPLVEIRAQDPLHLTRLAWHLGNRHLPAEISAERILIRADHVIERMLQGLGATLAKVEAPFNPEGGAYGEHNRHAGHHHHDHAHGHDHDHGHDHGECGHDHHGHDHHHHHH